A genome region from Bemisia tabaci chromosome 3, PGI_BMITA_v3 includes the following:
- the LOC140224281 gene encoding uncharacterized protein — translation MSRYLSWHFERKCVVLIDGFDAPGTRTLLPGCSYPGMPGTSTDKRILDVVGRFLTALLEGDEFVRHSLSTGVSRIGSTVVYANLTAASALDEPDLAPFFGLTATELRDIAMSRGQLPLLENGETRALVRRVSCSREHADTFQC, via the exons ATGTCCAGGTACCTATCCTGGCACTTCGAGCGAAAATGCGTGGTGCTGATCGACGGGTTCGACGCACCCGGAACGCGGACCCTCCTACCTGGCTGCTCGTACCCTGGGATGCCGGGCACCTCGACGGACAAGCGGATCCTGGACGTGGTGGGCCGTTTCTTGACGGCCCTGCTGGAGGGTGACGAGTTCGTGAGGCACTCCCTGTCGACGGGCGTCTCGCGGATAGGGAGTACCGTCGTCTACGCCAACCTCACAGCTGCCTCCGCCCTCGACGAGCCTGATCTCGCTCCGTTCTTCGGCCTCACCGCAACCGAGCTCCGGGACATCGCTATGAGTCGAGGACAGCTACCCCTCTTGGAGAATGGAGAGACTCGCGCTTTGGTACGGCGGGTATCGTGCTCAAG GGAGCATGCAGACACATTTCAATGCTAG
- the dbe gene encoding KRR1 small subunit processome component homolog, giving the protein MSSDTVIDNAWSMKIPEFKPEDNPHGLLEESSFSILFPKYREQYLRKCWPLVEKALEAHNIKCEMDVLEGSLTVKTTRKTWDPYIILKARDMIKLLSRSVPFEQAVKILQDEIGCDIIKIKSFVRNKEKFIKRRQRIIGPNGCTLKSIELLTNCYVLVQGQTVSALGPHKGLLQVRKIVEDTMKNVHPIYNIKALMIKKELMKDPKLKNEDWTRFLPKFQSKNTSKRKQPKVKKQKKQYTPFPPPQPESKVDKMLASGEYFLKEDERKYKKASEKKEKEIEADKRRQAKRNQAFVPPEEAPAQKRKKESSDVDLDALKAKVNKAQKKKKFKAA; this is encoded by the exons ATGTCCAGTGACACGGTTATTGATAATGCTTGGTCtatgaaaattccagaattcAAGCCTGAAGACAACCCTCATGGCCTCCTTGAAGAGAGCAGTTTCAGTATTCTATTTCCAAAGTACAGAGAACAGTATCTCAGGAAATGTTGGCCTCTTGTAGAAAAAGCTTTAGAAGCTCACAATATCAAGTGTGAAATGGATGTGTTGGAGGGTAGTTTAACCGTCAAAACAACGCGGAAGACATGGGATCCATACATAATTCTCAAAGCGCGTGACATGATCAAACTTCTCTCTCGTAGTGTACCATTTGAACAGGCTGTGAAAATTTTGCAGGATGAAATAGGTTGTgatataattaaaattaaatccttTGTACggaacaaagaaaaatttatCAAGAGGCGGCAGCGAATCATCGGTCCAAATGGTTGTACGCTAAAGTCAATAGAGCTTCTAACAAATTGTTATGTTTTAGTACAAGGTCAAACAGTATCTGCGCTAGGACCTCACAAAGGACTATTGCAG GTACGAAAAATTGTGGAGGACACTATGAAAAATGTCCATCCTATCTACAATATTAAAGCCCTTATGATAAAGAAAGAGCTGATGAAGGACCCTAAGCTGAAAAATGAAGACTGGACACGCTTTTTACCAAAGTTCCAGTCCAAAAATACAAGTAAGCGAAAACAGCCCAAAGTCAAGAAGCAAAAGAAGCAATACACTCCATTCCCGCCCCCGCAGCCTGAAAGCAAG gtGGATAAAATGCTGGCATCTGGTGAGTACTTCCTTAAAGAGGACGAGAGGAAGTACAAGAAAGCAAgtgaaaagaaggagaaagaaaTCGAAGCAGACAAGCGACGACAGGCAAAGAGGAATCAGGCATTCGTCCCACCGGAGGAGGCACCAGCTCAGAAACGGAAGAAGGAAAGTAGTGATGTGGATCTGGATGCACTAAAGGCCAAAGTGAACAAAgcacaaaagaagaaaaagttcaAAGCAGCATGA